From the genome of Ziziphus jujuba cultivar Dongzao chromosome 6, ASM3175591v1, one region includes:
- the LOC132804071 gene encoding secreted RxLR effector protein 161-like, giving the protein MVEEFKRAMMKEYEMTDLGLMKYFLGIQVQQAKGEIFISQEKYLNDLLKWFHMDNCKPMSTPMALNEKLRKDDGAEKADATNYRSLVGCLIYLTNTRLDIVFAVSYVSRFMHEPSKNHHTAVKRILCYLQGTRKLGIKYAKEADNKLIGYTDNDWAGSIDDCKSTSGYLFCLSTKLISWSSKKQRTVALSSAEAEYISATDGSSEAVWLRRLLSDMQHKETAPTIIRCDNMSAIAMTKNPVFHSKTKHIEI; this is encoded by the coding sequence ATGGTAGAAGAATTCAAAAGAGCAATGATGAAAGAATATGAAATGACAGATCTTGGCctaatgaaatattttcttggcaTCCAAGTTCAACAAGCAAaaggagaaatatttatttctcaagAAAAATACTTAAATGATCTTCTCAAATGGTTTCACATGGACAACTGTAAACCCATGTCTACACCAATGGCATTAAATGAGAAGTTGCGTAAGGATGATGGTGCAGAAAAAGCTGATGCAACAAATTAcagaagcttagttggatgcctcaTTTATCTAACAAATACCAGGCTAGATATTGTCTTTGCTGTTAGTTATGTTTCCAGATTCATGCATGAGCCAAGTAAAAATCACCACACTGCGGTAAAGAGAATCCTTTGCTATCTACAGGGTACCAGAAAGCTTGGAATTAAGTATGCCAAAGAAGCAGATAACAAGCTCATTGGATATACAGACAATGATTGGGCAGGCTCCATAGATGACTGCAAAAGCACCTCaggatatttattttgcttaagTACAAAACTAATTTCTTGGTCATCAAAGAAGCAAAGGACCGTGGCATTATCTTCGGCAGAAGCAGAATATATATCCGCTACAGATGGATCAAGTGAAGCAGTATGGCTTAGAAGACTTTTATCAGATATGCAACATAAAGAAACTGCTCCAACAATTATCAGATGCGATAATATGTCAGCAATAGCAATGACAAAAAATCCAGTGTTCCACAGCAAGACAAAGCACATAGAAATTTGA
- the LOC132804072 gene encoding disease resistance protein Roq1-like, whose translation MASSSLSLVIPLKEKHEFQEKYDVFLSFRGEDTRNIFASYLYEALCANQILTFMDDHELDRGDEISPTLRKAIQDSKISIIIFLKIYASSTWCLDELVHILECKKKFGQTVVPIFYSIDPSVVRKQNGSYEVAFAQLEQRFKSKDGMEKVKQWRAALTEASNLCGPEAKLVQRIVEDISLTLPKHDLSSNDHFKRHLVGIEKNIEKIEPLLCIDPTHARIIGIWSMGGIGKTTLASAVFQRLSNSQFEGCSFLSNVREEYARHGPDHLRKKLLSELLNIDHDILKMDTPFVASPYILSKLRRKKVLMVLDDVDSSIQLEALVEGYDQVEHRNVQVLNKVADNIYKVEGLRHIESLELFHLHAFGRNSPSIDDEILLRKVVSYADGNPLALKVWGSFLNSKSKEEWESALNKLQMFPNKDITNALRISYEGLEDKVIQSIFLDIACLFNQSFSRDHAESMLDVGDSFVKIRISVLIDKCLIENNETRRDNELRMHDLLRQMGQTIVRDEHKDLGNRSRLWDAKDICDILERNMGTETVEGISFNMSKIIRDVNVCRAAFSNMCNLLGFVPLKTLPSNFNLRNLVELILCDSNIQKLWNREAQGLPVLRRMDLSYSKLLTKIPDLSQLAPNLESINLECCSSLVQVLPFVQSFHKLTNLNLNGCSKLREFKEISRSRWYLDLVNCGGIKNFLSNNCQQKLTFLKSFTNNISSLSSCGSYSCQKFPVNLIVLHLRSLPIEAVPLSIVSLSGLVELDFGECKRLKSLPTSICKLESLESLDLRYCSKLEKFPEILEPMEHLTNLTISRAGIKELSKSIDNLISLKALTAQSCKEIEFLPNKLCDLRKLTSLYLEGCSKLQKLPPLLLDII comes from the exons atggcttcttcttctctttctttggtAATCCCCCTCAAAGAAAAGCATGAGTTTCAAGAAAAATACGATGTGTTCCTGAGTTTCAGAGGTGAGGACACTCGCAATATATTTGCTAGTTATCTTTATGAAGCTTTATGTGCAAACCAAATTTTGACTTTCATGGATGATCATGAACTTGATAGAGGTGATGAAATTTCACCAACACTTCGCAAAGCAATTCAGGATTCCAAgatttcaataattatttttttgaaaatttatgcttcatccacatggtgtttggatgaacttgTGCACATACTTGAATGCAAGAAAAAATTTGGACAGACTGTTGTGCCAATCTTTTACAGCATAGATCCATCGGTTGTACGAAAACAGAATGGGAGTTATGAAGTTGCATTTGCTCAACTTGAACAACGTTTCAAGTCCAAGGATGGAATGGAGAAGGTGAAACAATGGAGGGCTGCTTTAACAGAAGCATCCAATCTATGTGG GCCTGAGGCCAAGTTAGTTCAAAGAATTGTTGAAGATATTTCATTGACACTGCCGAAACATGATCTGTCTTCAAATGATCATTTCAAGAGGCATCTTGTtggaatagaaaaaaatatcgaGAAAATCGAACCACTATTATGCATTGACCCAACACATGCTCGCATTATAGGTATTTGGAGCATGGGAGGCATTGGGAAAACCACCCTTGCTAGTGCTGTATTTCAAAGGTTATCAAATTCTCAGTTTGAAGGTTGCTCTTTTCTTTCCAATGTGAGGGAAGAGTACGCAAGACATGGACCAGATCATTTGAGAAAGAAGCTCCTTTCtgaattattaaatattgatcatgatattTTAAAGATGGACACTCCATTTGTAGCATCACCTTATATTCTTAGCAAACTTCGTCGGAAGAAGGTACTAATGGTTCTGGATGATGTGGATAGTTCGATCCAATTGGAAGCTTTAGTTGAAGGATACGATCAGGTT gagcaccg aaATGTGCAAGTGCTCAATAAAGTTGCTGATAATATTTACAAGGTTGAGGGATTGAGGCATATTGAATCTCTTGAGCTCTTCCATTTGCATGCTTTTGGAAGAAATTCTCCTTCAATAGATGACGAAATACTATTACGAAAGGTGGTAAGTTATGCAGATGGAAATCCATTGGCTCTTAAGGTCTGGGGTTCTTTCCTTAATTCCAAAAGCAAAGAAGAGTGGGAAAGTGCATTAAATAAACTGCAAATGTTTCCAAACAAGGACATTACAAATGCTCTAAGGATCAGTTATGAGGGATTAGAAGATAAAGTGATCCAAAGTATATTTCTTGACATTGCATGTCTATTTAATCAGTCTTTCTCTAGAGATCATGCAGAAAGCATGTTAGATGTTGGTGATTCCTTTGTGAAAATACGAATAAGTGTTCTCATTGATAAGtgtttaattgaaaataatgaaaCTCGAAGAGACAATGAGCTGCGGATGCATGATTTATTGCGCCAAATGGGTCAGACCATTGTTCGTGATGAACATAAAGACCTTGGTAACCGTAGTAGGTTGTGGGATGCTAAAGATATTTGTGATATACTGGAAAGAAATATG GGAACTGAAACAGTTGAAGGGATATCATTCAATATGTCTAAAATCATCAGAGATGTAAATGTTTGTCGTGCAGCCTTCTCAAATATGTGCAATCTAC TGGGATTTGTACCTTTGAAAACGTTGCCATCAAATTTTAATCTCAGAAATCTTGTTGAACTGATACTATGTGACAGCAATATTCAAAAACTTTGGAATCGTGAAGCTCAG GGTCTTCCGGTGTTAAGAAGGATGGATCTTAGTTATTCCAAGCTCCTCACAAAAATACCAGATCTGTCTCAGCTGGCTCCGAATCTGGAAAGTATAAATCTTGAATGCTGTTCAAGTTTGGTTCAGGTTCTTCCATTCGTTCAAAGTTTTCACAAGCTTACTAATCTAAATTTGAACGGTTGCTCCAAACTTAGAGAATTTAAAGAGATATCAAGGAGCAGATGGTATTTGGATCTTGTAAATTGTGGAGGCATTAAGAATTTTCTGAGCAACAATTGTCAGCAGAAGTTGACATTTCTCAAAAGTTTTACAAACAATATTTCGTCTCTCTCCTCATGTGGATCCTACAGTTGCCAAAAGTTTCCAGTGAATTTAATAGTTTTACATTTGCGAAGTTTACCAATAGAAGCAGTGCCCTTATCAATTGTGAGTCTCTCTGGTCTTGTTGAATTAGATTTCGGTGAATGCAAAAGACTTAAAAGTCTTCCAACCAGCATTTGCAAGCTGGAATCTCTTGAATCACTAGATCTACGTTATTGTAGCAAACTTGAAAAGTTTCCTGAAATCTTAGAGCCTATGGAACACTTAACAAATCTTACCATATCCAGAGCAGGAATTAAAGAGTTGTCGAAGTCCATTGATAATCTAATTTCCCTTAAAGCATTGACTGCACAATCTTGCAAGGAAATTGAGTTTCTCCCAAACAAGTTGTGTGATTTAAGGAAACTTACATCTTTGTACCTCGAAGGTTGttcaaaacttcaaaaattgCCTCCCCTTCTATTGGatattatatga